The genomic DNA CACCTTGCTTCGGGTTCTAGGGTTAATCGAGCCGCCCACCCAGGGCAGGCTGTACTGGAAGGGTGAGGTCGTTGGCCCAGCTAATAGGGGCGACTGGTTGAGGTTGCGCCGGAGGATGGCTACCGTATTCCAGGAGACATTGCTTCTCAATGATACGGTTTACGATAATGTAGCCTTGGGGTTGAGGTTTCGTGGGCTAAAGGAAGATGAGGTCCGAACCCGGGTCAACGAGTGGCTAGGGCGGCTAGGAATTACCCACTTGGCCAGGCGAAAGGCCCACGCCCTGTCCGGTGGCGAAGCGCGGCGGGTCAGCTTGGCTCGGGCTTGGGTGCTGGCTCCGGAAATAATCTTCTTGGATGAGCCTTTTAGCAACTTGGACAAGAGTAGCCGTACCGTTCTCCTGAGCGATTTGGCCGAGCTTATTGGCAAGCGGCAGACTACAGTGGTTTTGGTAACCCATGACTTTGCCGACCTTCCTGGTTTAGTCGACCGGGTGCTGGTGTTAATGCATGGGACTATCTATCAGGAAGGCACGGTCAGGGAGGTTTTGACTGCACCGGCCTCGGTAGAAGTGGCTTCATTTGTGGGGATTGATAATCTCATCCCTGGCCTGGTGCTTGAGATGATGAATTCCAACCCTCACAGGCGGTTTTTGGTGGCTCCAGTAAC from Clostridia bacterium includes the following:
- a CDS encoding ABC transporter ATP-binding protein encodes the protein TLLRVLGLIEPPTQGRLYWKGEVVGPANRGDWLRLRRRMATVFQETLLLNDTVYDNVALGLRFRGLKEDEVRTRVNEWLGRLGITHLARRKAHALSGGEARRVSLARAWVLAPEIIFLDEPFSNLDKSSRTVLLSDLAELIGKRQTTVVLVTHDFADLPGLVDRVLVLMHGTIYQEGTVREVLTAPASVEVASFVGIDNLIPGLVLEMMNSNPHRRFLVAPVTAPAAKLVSLDLSDQGRRAETGTKVTLCLRSQDVSLVPWHEAYCSQDATKPDTNQITGVISRLVPTEGGYRVEVDCGFPLVAWVSWTQRDEYCLQPGDRVLCSFSSSCLHIL